In the Solanum pennellii chromosome 5, SPENNV200 genome, one interval contains:
- the LOC107020876 gene encoding DNA-directed RNA polymerase III subunit RPC10-like isoform X1, which yields MEVCPDCGMLLQYELPHMDRPARFFCPACPYVCNLENRIKMKRRQPLVKKQMDPVISTEDMDNASTAEVPCPACGYREAAYYQVQIRSADEPMTTFYKCKNKLCGNNWRED from the exons ATGGAAGTTTGCCCAGACTGTGGAATGTTGTTGCAATATGAGTTGCCTCATATGGACCGTCCAGCCAGATTCTTTTGCCCTGCATGCCCTTATGTATGTAACTTAGAGAACCGG ATTAAGATGAAGAGAAGGCAGCCTTTGGTTAAGAAACAAATGGATCCAGTGATTTCGACAGAAGACATGGATAATGCTTCGACTGCTGAAG TTCCGTGTCCTGCGTGTGGTTACAGGGAAGCAGCATATTATCAAGTGCAGATAAGGTCAGCAGATGAACCTATGACTACATTTTACAAATGCAAGAACAAGCTATGTGGAAACAATTGGAGAGAAGACTGA
- the LOC107020876 gene encoding DNA-directed RNA polymerase III subunit RPC10-like isoform X2: MEVCPDCGMLLQYELPHMDRPARFFCPACPYIKMKRRQPLVKKQMDPVISTEDMDNASTAEVPCPACGYREAAYYQVQIRSADEPMTTFYKCKNKLCGNNWRED; this comes from the exons ATGGAAGTTTGCCCAGACTGTGGAATGTTGTTGCAATATGAGTTGCCTCATATGGACCGTCCAGCCAGATTCTTTTGCCCTGCATGCCCTTAT ATTAAGATGAAGAGAAGGCAGCCTTTGGTTAAGAAACAAATGGATCCAGTGATTTCGACAGAAGACATGGATAATGCTTCGACTGCTGAAG TTCCGTGTCCTGCGTGTGGTTACAGGGAAGCAGCATATTATCAAGTGCAGATAAGGTCAGCAGATGAACCTATGACTACATTTTACAAATGCAAGAACAAGCTATGTGGAAACAATTGGAGAGAAGACTGA
- the LOC107020075 gene encoding bifunctional TH2 protein, mitochondrial-like — MESDMNIPREEAMYISRVCWYKFKKMAKLALYTPFVVCLASGTLENDTFLSFLGQDNYYYKAFAKACEAAEKYTDDDDAKYAIRDLQRNATKEFQIQDSFLQEWDADIGTKCTLNPVTLKFTEFLKATASGKIEGVSAEKFETEFERTKLPAYIFGAMIPCIRLYANLGKELLMFLQGNPTHQYRIIIRNYASESLEELAKKNEKLLDKLSITLTTHELSIIEKLYQKAMEIEVGFLLGQPLDQKCVIPISREHNLDEERLVIFFKFDSTCSVVDSSAILAEMTIVSAQKSDDNQPKNQPENESENQPENQPENQPENQPENQPENQPENQVVRLLSEVVKSTWDDICKDYTDEYEQCINTLLLTHEKAEKLDYERLCIALEQLSDFEKRANTRVSESGVLRGLRLDEIKRVGELMVLQDGCKNFFQSIIKNEQLNADIHALSCCWCSDLIRSAFSSDGLDVVNVHANDFIFEENLSTGVIVKKVEGPFDKVQIFSEVLNNYNNDKKNLTVHIGGTMNDMLCLLQADIGILINPGPNLVRVGNHFGISFIPLHRGIIEKQKTYAKKDSTSWNKLSGVLYTVSSWAEIHMFIQGSIYTD; from the exons ATGGAGTCAGATATGAATATACCCAGAGAAGAAGCAATGTATATATCAAGAGTATGTTGGTACAAGTTCAAAAAAATGGCAAAACTTGCTCTGTACACACCGTTTGTTGTTTGTTTAGCTTCTGGGACTCTAGAAAATGATACATTTCTGAGTTTCTTAGGTCAAGATAATTACTACTACAAGGCATTTGCTAAAGC ATGTGAAGCTGCAGAGAAGTAtactgatgatgatgatgcaaAGTACGCCATTCGTGACTTGCAGAGGAATGCCACTAAAGAATTTCAGATTCAAGACTCGTTTCTTCAA GAGTGGGATGCTGATATTGGCACGAAGTGCACTCTCAACCCCGTAACACTCAAGTTCACAGAGTTCTTAAAGGCTACAGCCTCAGGAAAGATTGAAGGAGTAAGCGCTGAAAAATTTGAAACAGAGTTTGAGAGAACTAAGTTGCCAGCTTATATCTTTGGTGCTATGATTCCTTGCATTAGGCTTTATGCCAACCTTGGTAAGGAGCTTCTGATGTTTCTTCAGGGGAATCCAACTCATCAATATAGGATAATCATTCGAAATTATGCTTCTGAAAGTTTGGAG GAATTGGCTAAGAAAAATGAGAAGTTGTTGGACAAACTAAGCATCACTTTGACAACCCACGAGCTCAGCATCATTGAGAAGCTTTATCAAAAGGCAATGGAAATTGAAGTGGGGTTCCTGTTAGGGCAGCCACTTGATCAGAAATGTGTCATCCCTATATCAAGAGAGCACAATCTTGATGAAGAACGGCTTGTGATATTCTTTAAGTTTGATTCGACATGCTCGGTTGTTGATTCTTCAGCCATCTTGGCAGAAATGACAATTGTATCAGCACAAAAATCTGATGACAATCAACCAAAAAATCAACCAGAGAATGAATCAGAGAACCAACCAGAGAATCAACCAGAGAACCAACCAGAGAATCAACCCGAGAATCAACCAGAGAATCAACCAGAGAATCAAGTTGTTCGACTATTATCAGAAGTTGTTAAAAGTACATGGGACGATATCTGTAAGGACTATACCGACGAATATGAGCAATGCATAAACACACTGTTGCTCACTCATGAAAAAG CTGAAAAACTTGATTATGAAAGGCTGTGTATAGCACTTGAGCAGCTTTCAGATTTTGAGAAAAGAGCTAATACGAGGGTGAGTGAATCTGGAGTACTGAGAGGTCTGAGACTTGACGAGATAAAGCGAGTTGGTGAGCTGATGGTTCTCCAGGATGGTTGTAAAAACTTTTTCCAGAgcataataaaaaatgaacagtTGAATGCAGACATTCATGCTCTCTCCTGTTGTTGGTGCAGTGACCTTATAAGGTCTGCCTTTTCATCAG ATGGTTTGGATGTTGTGAATGTGCACGCGAATGACTttatatttgaagaaaatctaTCAACTGGTGTAATTGTAAAGAAAGTTGAAGGCCCTTTCGACAAGGTTCAAATCTTCAGTGAAGTTTTAAACAACTACAACAATGACAAAAAGAACCTGACTGTTCACATTGGGGGCACCATGAATGATATGCTTTGCTTGCTGCAAGCAGATATTGGCATTCTGATTAATCCAGGCCCAAACCTGGTGAGAGTCGGGAATCATTTTGGTATTTCTTTCATTCCGCTGCATCGTGGCATCATTGAGAAACAGAAGACTTATGCTAAGAAAGACTCAACAAGTTGGAACAAACTCTCTGGTGTTCTCTATACTGTTTCTAGCTGGGCTGAGATTCACATGTTCATACAGGGATCGATATACACAGATTAG
- the LOC107018916 gene encoding uncharacterized protein LOC107018916, translating into MFGSDCCCWNSVTDYNYGEIEPKSFTLPSSIPQWPQGKGFAQGKICLGEIEAVQITKFKKIWSCSPLFGKSKSVSFYKPDEIPQGFSIVGHYCQPDGEKNITGYVLAVNDLKPKKLLQDAASKLPALAKPMNYTLVYNANALYKEVGYIWLPNAPVGYKAMGFVTTAEPNEPNLDEVKCVRVDLTESCETCEVVFSANSLFPKRQFHVWKTRPCKRGMLCRGVSVGTFFCSASFTKGDDLTIACLKNFDSSLQAMPNLEQVHALIKHYGPTVYFHPDETYLPSSVPWFFSNGALLFKDGKDNGIAIDAKGSNLPAGGRNDGKYWLDLPNKNVENRQIVKCGKIETAELYVHVKPAEGGTFTDIAMWIFCPFNGPATLKVGLMNLSLNKVGEHVCDWEHYTLRISNFSGELCSVYFSEHSGGEWVGARDLEFIEGNKSVVYASRNGHASFPHPGCYLQGNTKLGIGARNDCAKSKYYVDSSSKYRIIAAEYLGEGTVVEPPWLQYMREWGPTIEYKSGYEVDEIIKHLPSFFRFSVETLVELFPNELYGEAGPTGPKEKNNWFGDERW; encoded by the exons ATGTTTGGGAGTGATTGTTGCTGTTGGAACAGTGTCACTGATTACAACTATGGTGAAATTGAACCAAAGAGCTTTACTTTGCCTTCATCAATTCCACAATGGCCTCAAG GTAAAGGATTTGCTCAAGGAAAAATATGCCTAGGTGAAATTGAAGCTGTTCAAATCACCAAGTTTAAGAAAATTTGGAGTTGTAGTCCATTGTTTGGTAAATCAAAATCAGTTTCATTCTATAAACCAGATGAAATTCCACAAGGATTTTCGATCGTTGGCCACTACTGTCAGCCAGATGGTGAGAAGAACATAACAGGCTATGTTCTTGCTGTCAACGATTTGAAGCCGAAAAAATTACTTCAAGATGCAGCTTCCAAGCTTCCTGCTCTTGCAAAACCAATGAACTACACTTTGGTTTATAACGCAAACGCCCTTTATAAGGAAGTTGGTTACATTTGGCTTCCAAATGCACCAGTTGGTTATAAAGCAATGGGCTTTGTGACTACTGCTGAGCCTAATGAACCGAATCTTGATGAAGTTAAATGTGTCCGCGTTGATCTTACAGAGAGTTGTGAGACTTGTGAAGTTGTTTTTAGTGCAAATTCATTATTTCCAAAGAGGCAATTTCATGTTTGGAAAACTAGACCTTGCAAGAGGGGCATGTTATGTAGAGGGGTTTCAGTCGGGACGTTCTTCTGCAGTGCGAGCTTCACTAAAGGCGATGACCTCACCATTGCATGTTTGAAGAATTTCGACTCGTCTCTACAGGCAATGCCTAATCTTGAACAGGTACATGCACTCATCAAGCACTATGGACCTACTGTTTACTTCCATCCTGACGAAACTTACTTGCCATCATCCGTTCCATGGTTTTTCTCAAACGGAGCTCTTCTATTTAAAGATGGTAAGGACAATGGTATTGCTATTGACGCAAAAGGCTCAAACTTGCCTGCAGGTGGACGAAATGATGGGAAATATTGGCTTGATTTGCCTAATAAGAATGTTGAAAATAGACAGATAGTCAAATGTGGTAAAATTGAGACCGCGGAGCTCTATGTTCATGTTAAACCGGCTGAAGGAGGAACGTTCACTGATATTGCGATGTGGATATTTTGCCCCTTCAACGGACCAGCTACACTCAAAGTAGGCTTGATGAATCTTTCCTTGAATAAAGTAGGCGAACACGTTTGTGATTGGGAGCATTATACTCTTCGTATTAGCAACTTCTCAGGGGAGCTCTGTAGTGTATACTTCTCAGAACATAGTGGTGGTGAATGGGTTGGTGCTCGTGATTTGGAGTTCATCGAGGGGAACAAGTCAGTCGTATATGCATCAAGAAATGGCCACGCGAGTTTCCCACATCCTGGATGTTACCTTCAAGGCAATACAAAACTTGGTATCGGAGCAAGAAATGATTGTGCAAAAAGCAAATACTATGTAGACTCTAGCAGTAAGTATCGAATCATCGCTGCTGAGTATCTTGGAGAAGGAACTGTCGTAGAACCGCCATGGTTACAGTACATGAGGGAATGGGGTCCAACCATTGAGTACAAATCGGGTTATGAAGTGGACGAGATAATCAAACACCTCCCGTCTTTTTTTAGGTTTTCAGTGGAGACTCTCGTCGAGCTATTTCCAAATGAACTTTATGGTGAAGCAGGGCCAACAGGACCTAAGGAGAAGAACAACTGGTTCGGGGATGAAAGGTGGTAG
- the LOC107020047 gene encoding putative uncharacterized protein DDB_G0277255, whose amino-acid sequence MQNNSNKTHTHIISFSFSLDAIANLYHHLLLLVAATDGDNNTTMDPKTTTTLVIPTPQSSSLSYQPSPSNNNNSHILEITLISAQDLAPISKSLRTYALTWINPNRKRSTKIDNEGHNNPTWNDKFSFKVNEEFLYSENSAVHVEIYTVSWFRDVLVGTINVQLNNLINPYVNFQNSSNGKRFVALQIRRPSGNPQGILNMGVAIIESSMRSMPLLCNEIMDPTSLDYRDILDKKMSENYQEVADDDKQREINEKVQLWRSMSLGYSEIKNDELLIKGSSICNGSMANGSMVNGSELCSDVGPSASIVAAEIAAKRYQQLLPTIQSESREVETKKSKEMEDGERSLILEDLTAEEAYAKGLLSSNREKLRKETTATQTQTINGGHARRNSDGGGLFSCFGNAYGIEFRIVCGANNNNNNNDNNNKNNNNNVGNSSRNIPNNSNKGRKKWSSETNSA is encoded by the exons ATGCAAAATAACTCAAACAAAACTCACACACACATTatttccttctccttctctcTTGATGCCATTGCCAATCTCTACCACCATCTCCTCCTCCTCGTCGCCGCCACAGACGGCGACAATAACACAACAATGGACCCCaaaaccaccaccacccttgTCATCCCTACCCCACAATCCTCCTCTCTTTCTTATCAACCTTCAccaagtaataataataatagccaCATTCTTGAAATTACTCTCATTTCTGCCCAAGATTTAGCTCCTATTTCAAAATCTCTAAGAACTTATGCTCTCACATGGATCAATCCCAATAGAAAAAGAAGCACAAAAATTGATAATGAAGGTCACAATAATCCCACGTGGAATGACAAGTTCTCCTTTAAG GTCAATGAGGAGTTCTTATATTCAGAGAATTCAGCAGTCCATGTTGAAATTTACACAGTTTCTTGGTTTAGAGATGTTTTAGTTGGTACAATTAATGTTCaattaaacaatttaattaaCCCTTAtgttaattttcaaaattcatcaaatggaaaAAGATTTGTTGCTTTACAAATTAGAAGGCCCTCTGGAAATCCACAAGGAATTCTCAACATGGGAGTGGCTATTATTGAAAGTTCTATGAGAAGTATGCCATTACTTTGTAATGAAATTATGGATCCTACTTCATTGGATTATAGGGATATTTTGGACAAGAAAATGAGTGAAAATTATCAAGAAGTTGCTGATGATGATAAACAAAGGGAAATAAATGAAAAGGTACAACTTTGGAGATCTATGAGTTTAGGGTATTCCGAGATTAAAAATGACGAGCTTCTTATCAAAGGTAGCTCCATCTGTAATGGTTCAATGGCAAATGGATCTATGGTAAATGGTTCGGAGTTATGTTCGGATGTTGGCCCCTCAGCTTCTATTGTAGCAGCTGAGATAGCCGCTAAAAG GTACCAACAATTACTACCGACAATACAATCAGAATCACGAGAAGTGGAGACCAAAAAATCAAAGGAAATGGAAGATGGAGAAAGATCACTAATATTAGAGGATTTAACAGCAGAGGAAGCGTATGCAAAAGGGTTATTATCGTCAAATAGGGAGAAATTGAGGAAAGAGACGACCGCGACGCAAACGCAGACGATAAACGGAGGACATGCAAGAAGAAATTCCGATGGAGGAGGGTTGTTTTCTTGCTTTGGAAATGCGTATGGTATTGAGTTTAGAATTGTTTGCGGAGcgaacaataacaataacaacaacgataacaataataaaaataataacaataatgttGGGAATAGTAGTAGGAATATTCCTAATAATAGCAACAAAGGTAGAAAAAAATGGTCTAGTGAGACAAATTCAGCATGA
- the LOC107020041 gene encoding cysteine-rich repeat secretory protein 39-like, whose protein sequence is MEYFLLKIFLLNFMLQFSNTINIDLHQLVFTTCTQNQTLVQNYDSSKLSIVSSLFHEFLDKSLESKFFETYAGDEKIAILGLFQCRNDLNYNECHICTNRLIDIYSHFCGEKIPARVQLSGCYLDYKVEEKREMSKLQMLHKVCSKKREKSRSFTEEMSNAFDEIKSCGMNGNGFCDLSIGKVHVMAQCVGNLGGCDCGECVNKAVQTVHDECSHSLVGEIYLDGCYLSYSYDNNKITNLDLDEGYGNGTQKLAAIVIGGIVATILLGVVYYFFKSCGKKDDDYW, encoded by the exons ATGGAATATTTCCTCCTCAAAATTTTCCTTCTTAATTTTATGTTACAATTTTCTAACACCATTAACATAGACTTACACCAATTAGTTTTCACAACATGTACTCAAAATCAAACATTAGTACAAAATTATGattcttcaaaattatcaaTTGTTTCATCactatttcatgaatttcttgATAAGTCCTTAGAATCAAAATTCTTTGAGACATATGCAGGTGATGAAAAAATAGCCATTTTGGGATTATTTCAGTGTAGAAATGATCTTAATTATAATGAATGTCATATTTGCACAAATAGACTTATTGACATTTATAGCCATTTTTGTGGTGAAAAAATCCCAGCTAGAGTTCAACTTTCTGGTTGTTATTTGGATTACAAGGTAGAGGAAAAGAGAGAGATGTCTAAGCTTCAAATGCTTCATAAG GTTTGTAGCAAGAAAAGGGAGAAATCGCGTAGTTTTACGGAGGAAATGAGCAATGCATTTGATGAAATTAAGAGTTGTGGAATGAATGGAAATGGATTTTGTGATTTGAGTATTGGGAAAGTTCATGTTATGGCACAATGTGTTGGTAATTTAGGTGGTTGTGATTGTGGTGAATGTGTGAACAAAGCAGTGCAAACTGTTCATGATGAATGTTCACATTCTTTAGTTGGAGAAATTTATTTGGATGGATGTTATTTGAGTTATAGCtatgataataataagattACTAATCTTGACCTAGATGAAG GATATGGGAATGGTACACAGAAATTGGCAGCTATTGTAATTGGAGGAATAGTGGCTACCATTTTGTTAGGTGTAGTTTATTATTTCTTCAAGTCTTGTGGAAAAAAGGATGATG ATTATTGGTGA